A stretch of the uncultured Desulfobacter sp. genome encodes the following:
- a CDS encoding alpha-L-glutamate ligase-like protein produces the protein MLNIFRQLSQQGVLSINNRNANYTLKYNARNKYPIVDNKLKTKQLAVEAGLPVPELYAVIEIERQIQDIDDITQNQSAFVVKPARGSGGNGIVVIADHDETMYWKANGTIIKTEELRYHISNILSGLYSLGGQPDEAIIEYRIQPDKIFESISYLGVPDIRIIVFFGIPVMAMVRLPTRMSDGKANLHQGAIGAGINLSTGRTLRAVWKDMIITNHPDTRHPVADIQIPCWEKLLEFSSRCYELTGLVYQGVDIVLDKDKGPMILELNARPGLNIQIANQSGLLHRLKLIEKHHHELNSIEERVTFALSHFAH, from the coding sequence ATGCTTAATATTTTCAGACAGCTTTCTCAACAAGGGGTTTTGAGTATAAACAACCGGAACGCAAACTATACTTTAAAATACAATGCCCGGAATAAATATCCCATTGTTGATAATAAATTAAAGACCAAGCAGCTTGCCGTTGAAGCGGGGCTTCCCGTCCCCGAACTGTATGCCGTCATAGAAATTGAGCGGCAGATTCAGGATATTGATGATATTACTCAAAACCAGTCCGCCTTTGTTGTTAAGCCTGCCCGGGGAAGCGGCGGCAACGGAATCGTCGTGATTGCTGACCATGATGAAACCATGTATTGGAAAGCAAACGGCACTATTATTAAGACAGAAGAACTCAGATATCATATCTCGAACATATTAAGTGGTCTGTATAGTCTGGGAGGGCAACCCGACGAAGCCATCATTGAATATCGGATACAGCCGGACAAGATATTTGAATCTATTTCATATTTGGGTGTTCCTGATATTCGCATTATTGTGTTTTTCGGTATTCCGGTCATGGCTATGGTGCGCCTGCCCACCCGAATGTCGGACGGGAAAGCCAATCTGCACCAGGGCGCCATTGGTGCGGGAATCAATCTTTCAACCGGCAGGACGCTTAGGGCTGTCTGGAAAGATATGATTATTACGAATCATCCGGACACCCGGCATCCGGTCGCTGATATTCAAATTCCTTGCTGGGAAAAACTGCTGGAATTTTCCTCCCGGTGTTATGAACTGACCGGGCTTGTTTATCAGGGTGTGGACATTGTTCTGGATAAAGACAAGGGACCAATGATTCTCGAGCTTAATGCCCGCCCCGGTCTGAACATCCAGATTGCCAACCAGTCCGGACTGTTGCACCGATTAAAATTGATTGAAAAACACCATCATGAATTAAATTCAATTGAAGAGCGGGTAACGTTTGCCCTTTCTCATTTCGCACATTAA
- the der gene encoding ribosome biogenesis GTPase Der — translation MKPVVALVGRPNVGKSTLFNRITKSRQALVDDMPGVTRDRQFADTQWEDKQFTLVDTGGFLSADDDYFASQIKEQLLRAVEQADVLVFILDGRAGLSPYDRDLADLLRRTEKPVFYLINKIESLHRQEDELGEFYTLGVDRFYRVSAEHGLGVGDFLSDLVAQLPDAPAELEEQEDDDDNGPIRIAIIGRPNVGKSSLANRLFGEQRVVVNDKAGTTRDAIELSVDRKGREFILKDTAGIRRKGKVTDKLEKFSILKALDSMEDCDVALILIDCSEGITDQDITIAGYAEKRGCGAIFLLNKWDLVDKSEKGQQAFLKELRQKARFLAYAPAITISAKTGQRCHKIFGEVEKVYNEYCHRINTGMVNRIIEDAVYRDEPSLHKGRRLKFFYASQVAIKPPTFVCFVNYPEAVHFSYKRYLVNQLRQMIPLNLTPVKLYFREKTGKIEFSGNTKEFRRIQEKKKKVMTKRDKQRKEQSRKKRERDQKNSL, via the coding sequence ATGAAACCGGTTGTGGCCCTTGTGGGCCGCCCCAATGTTGGGAAATCCACTCTGTTTAACAGAATTACAAAATCCCGCCAGGCCCTGGTGGATGATATGCCCGGTGTTACCCGGGATCGGCAGTTTGCCGATACGCAGTGGGAGGATAAACAGTTTACTCTGGTTGATACCGGTGGTTTTTTAAGTGCGGATGACGACTATTTTGCATCCCAGATCAAGGAGCAGCTGTTGCGGGCCGTGGAACAGGCTGATGTCCTGGTGTTTATTCTGGATGGTCGGGCAGGACTCTCTCCCTATGACCGGGATCTTGCCGATCTTTTACGCCGCACCGAAAAGCCTGTTTTTTATCTGATCAATAAGATTGAAAGCTTGCACCGCCAGGAAGATGAGCTTGGAGAGTTTTACACCCTGGGTGTGGACCGGTTTTACAGGGTCTCTGCCGAACACGGCCTAGGGGTAGGGGATTTTCTTTCAGATTTGGTGGCCCAGCTGCCCGATGCCCCGGCAGAATTGGAAGAACAGGAGGATGATGACGATAACGGTCCTATCCGCATTGCCATTATCGGGCGGCCTAACGTAGGTAAATCATCCCTCGCCAATCGGCTTTTCGGCGAACAGCGTGTGGTGGTCAATGATAAGGCCGGCACCACCCGGGATGCCATTGAATTGTCCGTGGACCGGAAAGGCCGGGAATTTATCCTCAAAGACACCGCAGGCATCCGCCGTAAAGGCAAGGTTACGGATAAACTTGAAAAATTTTCCATTCTTAAAGCCCTGGACAGCATGGAAGATTGTGATGTGGCCTTGATTCTCATCGATTGTTCCGAAGGCATAACAGACCAGGACATAACCATTGCAGGGTATGCGGAGAAAAGGGGATGCGGGGCTATTTTCTTGCTCAATAAATGGGATCTTGTGGATAAGTCTGAAAAAGGGCAGCAAGCGTTTCTCAAAGAGTTGCGCCAGAAAGCCCGGTTTCTGGCCTATGCGCCAGCCATAACTATTTCAGCCAAAACCGGCCAGCGCTGTCACAAGATTTTTGGTGAGGTGGAAAAGGTTTATAATGAGTACTGCCATAGAATCAATACCGGCATGGTTAACCGGATCATCGAGGACGCTGTATATAGAGATGAACCCTCTCTTCACAAGGGGCGACGCCTCAAGTTTTTTTATGCTTCCCAGGTGGCGATCAAACCCCCTACGTTTGTCTGTTTTGTCAACTATCCCGAAGCCGTACATTTTTCTTATAAGCGGTATCTGGTCAACCAACTGCGCCAGATGATCCCCTTGAATTTGACGCCTGTTAAACTTTATTTCAGGGAAAAGACCGGTAAAATTGAGTTTTCCGGCAACACAAAGGAGTTTCGGAGAATCCAGGAGAAGAAAAAAAAGGTGATGACAAAGCGGGATAAGCAACGCAAAGAGCAGAGTCGTAAAAAACGCGAACGGGATCAGAAGAATTCATTGTAA
- a CDS encoding replication-associated recombination protein A, producing the protein MDLFDHTANQDMAGAAPLAERMRPRRMEDVVGQDHITAQGSLLERAVSEDRVFSMILWGPPGCGKTTLANVIATQTKNQWVKISAVLSGVKEVRQIIEAAKERRRLHNRRTLLFVDEIHRFNKSQQDAFLFHVENGLITLIGATTENPSFEVNPALVSRCRVFALNSLSQDAIVQILHRALIDKDKGLGLASDIFSKGAIDHIALVSDGDARAALTNLEACALNRREGKALDVEDIRAMVSQKLLRHDKAGEEHFNLISAFIKSVRGSDPDGAMYWLERMLAAGDDPIYILRRMIRLATEDIGLADPGALTIAMNADSSFRRLGRPEGDGSLYQVAVYLATAPKSNAVYAAQREVQDAVKKYGALPVPMHIRNAPTGLMKQMGYGKGYKYAHDYKHGYAPQSYLPEPLEGIRFYHPTARGYEKTVKQRLEAWLNLKNNAKDT; encoded by the coding sequence ATGGATCTTTTTGACCATACCGCGAACCAGGATATGGCAGGGGCGGCACCGTTGGCCGAACGTATGCGGCCCCGGCGGATGGAAGATGTTGTGGGGCAGGATCACATTACGGCCCAAGGCAGTTTGCTGGAACGGGCAGTGTCCGAAGACCGGGTTTTTTCCATGATTCTGTGGGGACCGCCTGGGTGTGGAAAAACCACCCTGGCCAATGTCATTGCAACACAAACCAAAAATCAATGGGTGAAAATTTCTGCGGTGTTGTCGGGCGTCAAAGAGGTCCGACAGATCATTGAAGCGGCAAAGGAGAGAAGGCGGCTTCATAACCGGCGGACACTGCTGTTTGTGGATGAAATCCACCGGTTTAATAAATCCCAGCAGGATGCCTTTCTTTTCCATGTGGAAAACGGATTAATCACCCTGATTGGCGCCACCACGGAAAATCCATCCTTTGAAGTCAATCCCGCCCTAGTATCCAGGTGTCGGGTTTTTGCATTGAACAGCCTGTCCCAAGATGCCATTGTCCAAATTCTGCACCGGGCGTTAATTGACAAAGATAAAGGACTTGGATTGGCATCGGATATTTTTTCCAAAGGGGCTATTGATCATATCGCCCTTGTATCTGACGGCGATGCACGGGCCGCCCTGACAAATCTTGAAGCCTGTGCATTGAATCGCAGAGAAGGCAAAGCTTTGGATGTGGAAGATATCCGGGCCATGGTGAGCCAAAAGCTATTGCGGCATGACAAGGCCGGTGAAGAACACTTTAATCTGATCTCCGCCTTTATTAAAAGTGTACGAGGCAGCGATCCGGATGGAGCCATGTACTGGCTTGAACGGATGTTGGCGGCAGGGGATGACCCCATTTACATATTAAGGCGGATGATCCGTCTTGCCACTGAAGATATCGGCCTCGCTGATCCGGGCGCATTGACCATAGCCATGAATGCGGATAGCTCATTTCGGCGTCTGGGACGTCCCGAAGGCGATGGCTCGTTGTATCAGGTCGCTGTTTACCTTGCTACAGCGCCTAAGAGCAATGCCGTGTATGCGGCTCAAAGAGAGGTTCAAGACGCAGTAAAAAAATATGGGGCACTGCCGGTGCCCATGCATATCCGCAACGCGCCTACCGGATTGATGAAACAGATGGGCTACGGCAAAGGCTACAAATACGCCCATGATTATAAACACGGCTATGCCCCCCAGTCCTACCTGCCCGAACCCCTTGAAGGCATACGGTTTTATCATCCCACTGCCAGGGGATATGAGAAAACTGTGAAACAACGCCTGGAAGCCTGGCTGAATTTGAAAAACAACGCCAAAGATACCTGA
- a CDS encoding acetyl-CoA C-acetyltransferase, translating to MQEVVIVSGVRSAVGTFGGSLKKVPVVELGSYVMKDVLKRVGLKPALDPGNDDCSPVTLKDQGMIEIEGTGYDYADDLTDIYVDEVIMGNVLQAGQGQNTARQAMISAGISRTTPAMTINKICGSGLKAIALGAQAIMAGQAEVVLAGGQESMSNAPMALLKARWGHRMELTGEGPVHDLMVYDGLYEIFYGYHMGQTAENIVEKYGITRQEQDELALLSHTRALGAVHDGTFDQEIVPVVIKNRKGDIVVNKDERPMETSMEKLAKLRPAFRKDGTVTAGNASGINDGAAAVLMMTAQRADDLGLEVLAKVKGFASGGLDPAYMGLGPVPAVKRVLKQTGMALSDIEMIELNEAFAAQAIGCMRELDLDVEKPNELGSGISLGHPIGCTGARQMVTAIHQMKRKDYNTGLISMCIGGGMGMAMIIER from the coding sequence ATGCAAGAAGTGGTAATTGTAAGTGGTGTTAGGTCAGCTGTGGGGACCTTTGGCGGATCATTAAAAAAGGTGCCGGTGGTGGAGCTGGGCAGCTATGTCATGAAAGACGTATTAAAGCGTGTCGGGCTTAAACCGGCTCTGGATCCGGGCAATGATGACTGTTCCCCTGTAACCCTCAAAGATCAGGGTATGATAGAGATTGAAGGGACAGGATATGATTATGCCGATGACTTGACAGACATTTATGTGGATGAAGTCATTATGGGCAACGTGCTTCAGGCCGGCCAGGGTCAGAATACCGCCCGTCAGGCTATGATCAGTGCCGGTATCAGTCGTACGACTCCGGCCATGACCATTAATAAGATCTGCGGGTCCGGCCTTAAAGCTATTGCTTTGGGTGCCCAGGCCATTATGGCAGGCCAGGCTGAGGTAGTTCTTGCAGGGGGCCAGGAAAGTATGAGCAATGCACCTATGGCTTTGCTCAAGGCCAGATGGGGCCATCGCATGGAGCTGACCGGTGAGGGGCCGGTTCATGATCTGATGGTGTATGATGGTCTCTATGAAATTTTTTACGGCTACCACATGGGCCAGACCGCAGAAAATATTGTTGAAAAATACGGTATCACACGCCAAGAGCAGGATGAGCTGGCGCTTTTAAGCCATACCCGGGCCTTGGGTGCCGTTCATGACGGCACCTTTGACCAAGAAATCGTTCCTGTTGTCATTAAGAACCGCAAAGGGGACATTGTGGTTAATAAAGATGAGCGGCCCATGGAAACCAGTATGGAAAAACTGGCTAAACTGCGCCCTGCCTTTAGAAAAGACGGTACTGTAACTGCTGGAAATGCCTCGGGCATTAACGACGGGGCTGCGGCTGTACTTATGATGACGGCCCAGCGTGCCGATGATCTTGGACTTGAGGTGTTGGCAAAGGTCAAAGGCTTTGCATCCGGCGGCCTTGATCCTGCGTACATGGGCCTTGGGCCTGTGCCTGCGGTGAAGCGGGTGCTCAAGCAAACCGGCATGGCATTGTCCGATATTGAGATGATCGAACTGAACGAAGCCTTTGCGGCCCAGGCCATCGGCTGCATGAGGGAATTGGACCTTGATGTGGAAAAACCCAATGAACTGGGATCGGGCATCTCTTTGGGTCACCCAATCGGCTGCACGGGGGCTCGTCAGATGGTCACCGCTATTCACCAGATGAAAAGAAAGGATTACAATACCGGTCTAATTTCCATGTGTATCGGTGGTGGTATGGGCATGGCAATGATTATTGAGCGGTAG
- a CDS encoding AI-2E family transporter yields the protein MEQNIFQRAVFFFFLTLFCISIFLVGKVIAPFFASLLLGVVIAGIFRPVFRALDRYMPVRVASVITCLAVFFIVFIPVVFFVGILSREALGLYNMAKDAVFSNNLIHFLESTRALERINEFLIRANIHTQISWRELIDPLTEVGKNLGFSLFQQAKFLTSNLLNLVFYFCLMLIVVFYMFMDGERFMQYMYDLSPLKDEHDRQLFEKFNDMAGAVLIGNGLGGLIQGVAGGGLFWFLGLNSPFLWGVIMGFLAFLPIVGIGVVMLPTALVFLLKDSLGKGLFIVVFYGVLSWGIEYIFKPKLVGDRVSMHPLVVFFAIIGGLKVYGILGIIYGPLIATLFLTLSDIYFSTFQSMVEPGKGMLDSWPEQ from the coding sequence TTGGAGCAGAATATTTTTCAGCGCGCAGTGTTCTTTTTTTTTCTGACGCTGTTTTGTATATCCATTTTCCTTGTGGGTAAAGTGATTGCCCCGTTTTTTGCCAGTCTGCTTCTTGGTGTTGTCATTGCGGGTATTTTCAGGCCTGTATTTAGAGCATTGGATAGATACATGCCTGTACGGGTTGCTTCTGTTATCACTTGCCTGGCTGTTTTTTTCATTGTCTTTATTCCGGTTGTCTTTTTTGTGGGTATCTTGTCCAGGGAAGCTTTAGGGCTTTACAATATGGCAAAGGACGCGGTTTTTTCCAACAATCTTATTCATTTTTTGGAAAGCACCCGGGCCCTTGAGCGGATCAACGAATTTTTAATCAGGGCAAATATTCACACCCAGATCTCCTGGCGCGAGCTGATTGACCCTTTGACGGAAGTAGGAAAGAATTTAGGCTTTTCCCTGTTTCAGCAGGCCAAGTTTTTAACCTCCAACCTACTGAACCTGGTATTTTACTTTTGCCTGATGCTCATTGTAGTTTTCTACATGTTCATGGATGGTGAACGGTTCATGCAGTACATGTACGATTTGTCTCCGCTTAAAGACGAGCATGACCGTCAGCTTTTCGAAAAGTTCAACGATATGGCCGGGGCCGTGCTCATCGGCAACGGACTGGGTGGATTGATCCAGGGGGTGGCCGGCGGTGGACTCTTCTGGTTTCTTGGACTGAACTCTCCCTTTTTATGGGGGGTGATCATGGGGTTTTTGGCGTTTTTGCCCATTGTCGGCATCGGTGTGGTCATGCTGCCTACGGCTTTGGTTTTTCTTTTGAAAGACAGTCTGGGTAAAGGCCTTTTTATTGTTGTATTTTATGGGGTATTGTCATGGGGGATTGAGTACATTTTTAAACCCAAGCTGGTGGGAGACAGGGTGTCTATGCATCCGCTTGTTGTCTTCTTTGCCATTATTGGCGGTTTGAAAGTATATGGAATTTTAGGTATAATTTACGGGCCCTTAATCGCTACATTGTTTTTAACCCTTTCCGATATCTATTTTTCCACATTTCAGTCCATGGTGGAACCGGGCAAAGGGATGCTGGATTCATGGCCTGAGCAATAA
- the gyrA gene encoding DNA gyrase subunit A: protein MIQDQSTSIEKEMRQSYLEYAMSVIIGRALPDVRDGLKPVHRRVLYAMQQLHNDWNKPYKKSARIVGDVIGKYHPHGDSAVYDTIVRMAQDFSLRYTLVDGQGNFGSVDGDSPAAMRYTEIRMRKLSHQMLADLEKETVEFIPNYDETIEEPAVLPTKFPALLVNGSSGIAVGMTTNVPPHNISEVIKGLKALIDNPDIDTRALMAHIPGPDFPTYGHIYGTKGIFEAYDTGRGIITLRAKVEVEENKKNGQETIVVTELPYQVNKAKVVEKIAELVRDKVITGVSYVRDESDRQGMRMAIGLKRDQIAEVVINQLYKHTNMQTSFGIIFLAVVNNRPELLSLKEILTHFISHRANVIIRRTQYDLRKAEERAHILEGLKIALDNLDEVVALIRASGSPEEARNGLIDRFDLTEIQAQAILDMRLQRLTGLEREKIETEYQGLLKDIAWFKEILGSETVVRGLIKDELTELNDEFGDTRRTRIMESTAEISIEDLIAEEDMVVTVTRSGYIKRNPVTLYASQHRGGKGKTAMGTKSDDFVEHLFVASTHATFLFITNFGKVYQAKVYELPMAGRSSLGKAIVNLLNFDEGEKLATVLTVDEFTENRYVVMATKKGRVKKTELMAYSRPRAGGLIGVKLAEGDELIAARITDGAQEIFLGSEGGKVIRFNEADVRDVGRGSMGVRGMRIDEGARLVGMEVLGDEDTLLTVTENGYGKRSNIEEYRTQARGGKGVFSIKTSKRNGKMMALALVGDSDELMMVTDKGKLIRTNICGINVISRNTQGVKLINLAQGEKLIGIARLPKEDGDSDVDNTCFSSDEEDADILDDPKDFDTDDPIDEQGDDE, encoded by the coding sequence ATGATTCAAGACCAAAGTACCAGTATTGAGAAAGAGATGAGGCAGTCCTATCTCGAGTATGCCATGAGTGTCATTATCGGGCGGGCGCTGCCCGATGTCCGGGATGGATTGAAACCGGTTCATCGGCGCGTGTTATATGCTATGCAGCAGCTTCACAATGACTGGAATAAACCCTATAAAAAATCTGCCCGTATTGTGGGTGATGTGATTGGTAAGTATCACCCCCATGGAGATTCTGCCGTGTATGACACCATTGTCCGCATGGCCCAGGACTTCTCCTTGCGTTATACCCTGGTGGATGGCCAGGGCAACTTCGGCTCTGTGGATGGTGATTCCCCGGCTGCTATGCGTTATACGGAAATCCGTATGCGTAAACTCTCTCACCAGATGCTGGCTGATCTTGAAAAAGAGACCGTAGAGTTCATTCCAAATTATGATGAAACCATAGAAGAACCTGCTGTGCTTCCCACTAAATTCCCGGCATTATTGGTTAACGGGTCCTCGGGCATTGCCGTGGGCATGACCACAAATGTGCCGCCTCATAACATCAGTGAAGTTATTAAGGGATTAAAGGCGCTCATTGACAATCCGGACATAGATACACGGGCGCTGATGGCCCACATTCCGGGCCCGGATTTTCCTACCTATGGGCATATTTACGGCACCAAGGGGATTTTTGAAGCCTATGATACCGGGCGGGGCATTATCACGTTGCGGGCCAAAGTCGAGGTGGAAGAAAACAAGAAAAACGGCCAGGAAACCATTGTGGTCACGGAGTTGCCCTACCAAGTGAACAAGGCCAAGGTGGTGGAAAAGATTGCTGAGCTGGTTAGAGATAAGGTGATTACCGGTGTCTCCTATGTTCGGGATGAATCCGACCGTCAGGGTATGCGCATGGCCATTGGGCTCAAACGCGACCAGATCGCTGAAGTAGTAATCAATCAGCTTTACAAGCACACCAATATGCAGACCAGCTTTGGCATTATTTTTCTGGCGGTGGTTAATAACCGGCCAGAGTTACTTTCCCTTAAAGAAATCCTTACCCATTTTATTTCCCACAGGGCCAATGTTATTATCCGGCGTACCCAATACGATCTGCGCAAAGCGGAAGAGCGGGCCCATATTCTGGAAGGGTTAAAGATTGCCCTGGATAATTTGGATGAAGTCGTAGCCCTGATACGGGCCTCCGGATCTCCGGAAGAGGCCAGGAATGGTTTAATAGACCGATTTGATCTGACTGAGATTCAAGCCCAGGCCATCCTAGACATGCGATTGCAGCGGCTTACCGGGCTGGAACGTGAAAAGATTGAAACAGAATACCAGGGTCTGCTCAAGGATATTGCATGGTTCAAGGAAATTCTTGGCTCGGAAACCGTGGTCCGGGGGCTGATCAAAGATGAATTGACCGAACTCAATGATGAGTTCGGGGATACGCGTCGTACACGCATCATGGAGAGTACGGCGGAAATTTCCATTGAAGATCTTATTGCCGAAGAGGACATGGTGGTTACGGTGACCCGCAGCGGATACATCAAGCGCAATCCGGTGACCCTTTATGCCAGCCAGCACCGTGGAGGAAAAGGCAAAACCGCCATGGGGACCAAATCCGACGATTTTGTGGAACATCTGTTTGTGGCCTCCACCCACGCTACTTTTTTATTTATTACAAATTTTGGCAAGGTGTATCAGGCAAAGGTGTATGAACTGCCCATGGCCGGCCGCTCTTCACTTGGCAAGGCTATTGTGAATCTGCTTAATTTTGATGAGGGTGAAAAACTTGCCACAGTGCTCACCGTGGATGAATTCACGGAGAATCGTTACGTGGTCATGGCCACCAAAAAAGGCCGGGTGAAGAAGACCGAATTGATGGCCTATTCACGTCCCCGGGCAGGCGGCCTCATCGGTGTGAAGCTGGCTGAGGGTGACGAACTCATTGCCGCGCGAATCACCGATGGTGCCCAGGAGATTTTTTTGGGATCCGAGGGGGGCAAGGTCATCCGGTTTAATGAAGCAGATGTTCGTGATGTGGGCCGTGGCTCCATGGGCGTTCGGGGCATGCGTATCGACGAGGGTGCTCGGTTGGTTGGTATGGAGGTGCTTGGAGATGAGGATACGCTGTTAACCGTTACGGAAAATGGTTATGGAAAACGTTCCAACATTGAAGAGTATAGAACTCAGGCCCGGGGCGGTAAAGGCGTTTTTTCCATTAAAACTTCCAAGCGCAACGGTAAAATGATGGCCCTTGCACTGGTGGGTGACAGTGATGAGTTGATGATGGTTACAGATAAAGGCAAATTGATCCGTACCAATATCTGCGGAATCAACGTGATTTCCAGAAATACCCAGGGAGTCAAACTCATTAACCTGGCCCAGGGGGAGAAACTCATCGGCATTGCCCGACTGCCTAAAGAGGATGGTGATTCTGATGTTGATAATACGTGTTTCTCTTCTGATGAGGAGGATGCCGATATCTTAGATGATCCAAAAGACTTTGATACGGATGACCCGATAGATGAACAGGGAGACGACGAATAA
- the radC gene encoding DNA repair protein RadC, translated as MNRETTNKGAGHRQRLRERFLQAGLSGFHDYEVLELLLALNTPRKDTKQAAKDLLAEFKTLPRVLEADTQALCRVKGVGPVNSFGIHLIKAVADRYLETRIRKMDVVSNPESLMAYLNQTIGYKNKEHFVGIFLDAKNKVMASEVLFTGTLSTSAVYPREVIARSIAHNAASVVLAHNHPSGDITPSAQDIRITRTLFIALAFAGIHIHDHIVTGSQGFYSFAEQGVMTQFQKEFEQLK; from the coding sequence ATGAACAGGGAGACGACGAATAAGGGTGCCGGACATAGGCAGCGCCTGAGGGAACGGTTCCTTCAGGCTGGTCTGTCGGGGTTTCATGACTATGAGGTCCTGGAACTGCTTTTGGCCCTGAATACCCCGCGGAAGGATACCAAGCAGGCGGCCAAGGATCTTTTAGCGGAATTTAAAACCCTGCCTCGGGTGCTGGAGGCGGATACCCAGGCCCTTTGTCGGGTTAAAGGGGTGGGTCCTGTCAACAGCTTTGGAATTCATCTGATCAAGGCGGTGGCAGACCGCTATCTTGAAACCCGGATACGCAAGATGGATGTGGTCAGTAACCCTGAAAGCCTGATGGCATATTTAAACCAGACCATTGGTTACAAGAACAAAGAACATTTTGTAGGGATATTTCTGGATGCCAAAAACAAGGTTATGGCATCGGAGGTGCTGTTTACCGGCACCCTGTCAACCTCGGCTGTATACCCACGGGAAGTGATTGCACGCAGCATTGCACACAATGCGGCGTCAGTGGTTTTAGCGCATAATCATCCATCCGGGGATATTACACCCTCAGCCCAGGATATTCGCATTACCCGGACCTTGTTTATTGCCCTGGCATTTGCCGGCATTCATATTCACGACCATATTGTTACAGGCAGTCAGGGGTTTTACAGTTTTGCCGAGCAGGGGGTAATGACGCAGTTTCAAAAGGAGTTTGAGCAGCTTAAATGA
- a CDS encoding phosphoglycerate kinase yields the protein MKSVRDIDVNGKTLFIRVDYNLPMDDHGNITDDNRIRATLDLITYLIEKKARLILASHLGRPKGGRDEKFSLKPAAIRLSELLNMPVAFVDDCIGDTVKKQVQVLDPGQILMLENLRFHEEEKKNDPGFAKALADLCDVYVNNAFAVSHRDQASVTGITMYAKVSAAGFLLEKEVRSYYDSVENPKKPLVVVIGGAKVSSKLAALENMLKLVDCMIIGGAMANTFLAANGVDTKGSMIEPDLIQTASNIMAQAKEKGIDLLLPVDLVVAEQFDKDAQSRIVSLDEIPDGWMALDIGPETANNFAKAIASAGTIVWNGPMGVFEMDRFAAGTQIVADAIAESTAFSVVGGGDTGLAAKQCGITEKVSYISTGGGAFLHMMEGKVLPGVAALE from the coding sequence ATGAAATCGGTTCGAGACATAGATGTAAACGGTAAAACCCTTTTTATCCGGGTGGACTACAATCTACCCATGGATGACCATGGGAATATTACTGATGACAACCGGATTCGGGCTACTTTGGACCTGATTACCTATTTGATTGAAAAAAAAGCCAGACTGATTTTGGCTTCCCATCTTGGGCGTCCTAAAGGTGGGCGGGATGAAAAATTCAGCCTTAAGCCCGCTGCCATAAGATTATCGGAACTTTTAAATATGCCTGTGGCATTTGTCGATGACTGTATTGGGGATACGGTGAAAAAACAGGTTCAAGTGTTAGATCCCGGCCAGATTCTCATGCTTGAAAATTTGAGGTTCCACGAAGAGGAAAAGAAAAACGATCCTGGATTTGCAAAGGCCCTTGCCGACCTTTGCGATGTGTATGTGAACAATGCCTTTGCTGTTTCCCACCGGGACCAGGCATCGGTGACCGGCATCACCATGTATGCCAAAGTTTCTGCAGCGGGTTTTCTGCTTGAAAAAGAGGTTCGTTCATACTACGATTCTGTTGAAAATCCTAAAAAGCCCTTGGTTGTCGTGATCGGCGGGGCAAAAGTTTCCAGTAAACTGGCTGCTCTTGAAAATATGCTCAAGCTTGTGGACTGCATGATTATCGGTGGTGCCATGGCCAATACTTTTCTTGCGGCAAATGGCGTGGATACCAAAGGGTCCATGATTGAACCGGATTTGATTCAGACCGCTTCAAATATTATGGCTCAGGCAAAGGAAAAGGGCATTGATCTTCTTTTACCCGTCGATCTGGTTGTCGCCGAGCAGTTTGACAAGGATGCCCAATCGCGTATTGTTTCTTTAGATGAAATTCCCGATGGATGGATGGCCCTGGATATTGGTCCTGAAACGGCTAACAATTTTGCCAAGGCCATCGCCAGTGCCGGTACCATTGTGTGGAACGGCCCCATGGGGGTGTTTGAAATGGACCGGTTTGCTGCAGGCACCCAGATTGTCGCAGATGCCATTGCCGAATCTACCGCCTTTTCCGTTGTGGGCGGTGGTGATACAGGCCTTGCCGCTAAGCAATGCGGGATTACCGAAAAAGTCAGCTATATTTCTACAGGGGGCGGGGCTTTTCTGCATATGATGGAAGGTAAGGTGCTGCCAGGCGTGGCAGCCCTGGAATAG